A single window of Vibrio sp. HB236076 DNA harbors:
- the moaD gene encoding molybdopterin synthase sulfur carrier subunit, with the protein MIHVHFFAQTRELIGEARIEVEPSFESVEALRAQLASQGDKWALALEQQRVLAAVNQTLVSLEHPLCDGDEVAFFPPVTGG; encoded by the coding sequence ATGATCCATGTGCATTTTTTTGCCCAAACGAGGGAATTAATTGGTGAGGCGAGGATTGAGGTTGAACCGAGTTTTGAGTCTGTCGAAGCGCTTAGAGCCCAGCTTGCCAGTCAAGGAGATAAATGGGCATTGGCGTTAGAACAACAAAGGGTATTAGCCGCGGTCAATCAAACGTTGGTTTCTCTTGAGCACCCCTTGTGCGATGGTGACGAGGTGGCTTTTTTTCCTCCGGTGACAGGGGGATAA
- a CDS encoding ABC transporter substrate-binding protein, with translation MYKNKLTQALMLSAGFSLAVSSPMAFSADVPAGTQLAKVQEFVRGNGTEVASLDPQKTEGVPESNVIRDLFEGLVNQNGEGKIVPGVAKSWETTDNKTFVFHLREDAKWSNGDPVTADDFVFTFQRAVDPATGSPYAWYLEMTAMVNAADIIAGKKDKSTLGVKALDAKTLEVKLAQPVPYFVKMMAHTTVKPVHRATLEKWGDEWTKPDHFVGNGAYKLDSWVVNERMVLSRNPQYWDDKDTVINKVTYLPIESQVAEMNRFLSGELTMTNELPLEHFRRLQKEHPEDLKVTGQLCSYYYGFNNAKAPFDDVRVRKALSYAIDRDIIANAILGQGQKPAYFLTPEITAGFTPELPEYATWSQKERVAKAKELLKEAGFDSDHPLNFTLLYNTSDNHKKIATAIQSMWKKSLGVNVTLENQEWKTYLDTRREGNFDVTRAGWCGDYNEASSFLSLMQSNNSSNDPKYHSQAFDQLMEKALNSTSEQEREALYADAEKQLAVDMPIAPIYQYVNARLVSPQLGGYPENNAEDKVYSKDLYIKAN, from the coding sequence ATGTACAAAAACAAACTTACCCAAGCGCTAATGCTAAGCGCTGGGTTCTCTCTTGCCGTTTCTAGTCCAATGGCGTTTTCCGCCGATGTCCCTGCTGGTACCCAACTTGCTAAAGTACAAGAATTTGTACGTGGTAATGGCACCGAAGTGGCTTCACTGGACCCACAAAAAACCGAAGGGGTCCCTGAGTCCAACGTGATTCGCGATCTTTTTGAAGGGCTAGTTAATCAAAATGGCGAAGGGAAAATCGTTCCCGGTGTAGCGAAAAGCTGGGAAACCACCGACAACAAGACGTTTGTTTTTCACTTGCGCGAAGATGCAAAATGGTCAAATGGCGATCCGGTGACTGCCGATGATTTCGTCTTTACCTTTCAACGCGCGGTCGACCCAGCTACAGGTTCTCCTTATGCTTGGTATTTAGAAATGACCGCAATGGTCAATGCCGCCGATATCATTGCCGGGAAAAAAGACAAATCAACCTTAGGTGTGAAAGCGTTAGATGCTAAGACTTTAGAGGTGAAGCTTGCCCAGCCCGTACCATACTTTGTCAAGATGATGGCCCACACCACCGTGAAGCCCGTGCATCGTGCGACACTTGAAAAATGGGGTGATGAGTGGACCAAGCCTGATCATTTTGTTGGCAATGGTGCTTACAAGCTCGATTCTTGGGTGGTTAACGAGCGCATGGTATTGAGCCGTAATCCGCAGTATTGGGATGACAAAGACACGGTGATCAACAAGGTCACTTACTTGCCGATCGAAAGCCAAGTGGCAGAAATGAACCGTTTCCTATCCGGTGAGCTTACGATGACTAACGAACTGCCACTTGAGCATTTCCGCCGTTTGCAAAAAGAGCACCCAGAGGATCTTAAAGTCACTGGTCAATTGTGCAGTTATTACTACGGTTTTAACAATGCCAAAGCGCCATTTGATGATGTACGAGTACGCAAAGCGCTATCTTACGCCATTGATCGCGATATCATCGCTAACGCGATTCTCGGCCAAGGTCAAAAACCGGCCTACTTCTTGACCCCTGAAATTACCGCAGGCTTTACCCCTGAATTGCCAGAATACGCGACTTGGTCGCAAAAAGAACGCGTGGCTAAAGCGAAGGAACTCCTTAAAGAGGCGGGTTTTGACAGCGATCACCCACTAAATTTCACCTTGCTGTACAACACCAGTGACAATCACAAGAAAATTGCCACTGCAATTCAGTCGATGTGGAAAAAAAGCTTAGGTGTCAACGTCACTCTGGAGAACCAAGAGTGGAAGACCTACTTAGACACACGTCGTGAAGGCAACTTTGATGTGACCCGTGCAGGGTGGTGCGGTGATTACAACGAAGCGTCGTCTTTCTTGTCGTTGATGCAGTCAAACAACAGTTCCAATGATCCTAAATATCACAGCCAAGCATTCGATCAGCTAATGGAAAAAGCGCTTAATTCTACCTCAGAGCAAGAGCGCGAAGCCCTATATGCCGACGCTGAAAAGCAATTGGCTGTCGACATGCCCATTGCGCCTATCTATCAATACGTCAACGCGCGTTTGGTTAGCCCTCAATTAGGTGGCTACCCTGAAAACAACGCAGAAGACAAGGTTTACAGCAAAGATTTGTACATTAAAGCAAACTAA
- the moaE gene encoding molybdopterin synthase catalytic subunit MoaE produces MHQVSIQHSDFNFAEEYQRMATSSQAGAVVGFVGLVRDINLDQSISGLYLEHYPGMTEKSLQDISQQAAERWPILASKIIHRIGQLDVNQQIVMVLVSSAHRQAAFEACQFMMDFLKTQAPFWKKERRCNGEEIWLDARESDQKALQRWSKTNG; encoded by the coding sequence ATGCATCAAGTCAGCATACAGCACAGTGATTTTAATTTTGCCGAGGAATATCAGCGCATGGCGACGTCTTCTCAAGCTGGGGCTGTGGTCGGTTTTGTCGGCCTGGTCAGAGATATCAACTTAGATCAATCAATTTCGGGTTTGTATTTGGAGCATTATCCCGGAATGACAGAAAAATCGTTGCAAGACATCAGTCAGCAAGCGGCCGAGCGCTGGCCGATTTTGGCGAGTAAAATCATTCACCGCATTGGTCAGCTTGACGTCAATCAGCAAATTGTCATGGTGCTGGTGAGCAGTGCTCATCGACAAGCGGCCTTTGAAGCTTGTCAATTTATGATGGACTTTTTAAAAACTCAAGCGCCGTTTTGGAAAAAAGAGCGACGTTGCAACGGTGAGGAGATTTGGCTCGATGCGCGTGAATCAGACCAAAAGGCGCTGCAACGTTGGTCAAAAACTAACGGGTAA
- the moaC gene encoding cyclic pyranopterin monophosphate synthase MoaC has protein sequence MMEFTHINGAGEANMVDVSEKQHTVREARAQAFVSMSEQTLAMILNGDHQKGDVFATARIAGIQAAKKTADLIPLCHPLMLSKVSVTLTAEVENSRVRIESWCKLTGQTGVEMEALTAASVAALTLYDMCKAMQKDMVISQVLLLEKSGGKSDDFKVTP, from the coding sequence ATCATGGAGTTTACTCATATCAATGGCGCTGGCGAGGCCAATATGGTCGATGTGTCTGAAAAACAGCACACGGTGCGAGAAGCAAGGGCACAGGCTTTTGTGTCTATGTCTGAACAAACACTCGCCATGATCCTCAATGGCGATCACCAAAAAGGAGACGTGTTTGCGACTGCTCGCATTGCCGGGATTCAAGCGGCGAAAAAAACCGCCGATCTCATCCCACTTTGCCACCCACTAATGCTATCTAAAGTGTCTGTGACCTTAACAGCAGAGGTCGAGAATTCGCGCGTTCGCATTGAATCTTGGTGTAAATTGACCGGTCAAACCGGGGTGGAGATGGAAGCCTTAACCGCTGCGTCTGTCGCGGCTTTGACCTTATATGACATGTGTAAAGCCATGCAAAAAGACATGGTGATCTCTCAGGTATTATTACTGGAAAAAAGCGGCGGTAAATCCGATGATTTTAAGGTGACACCATGA
- the oppF gene encoding murein tripeptide/oligopeptide ABC transporter ATP binding protein OppF: protein MSQANVLLEVSKLKVHFDITSKSLWPWAKPAKLKAVDGVDIRLYEGETLGVVGESGCGKSTFARAIIGLVSSTEGEVVWLGRDLTKMQDIERRDTRKEIQMIFQDPLASLNPRMTVGDIIAEPLRTFYPQLSKDDVKTQVREMMAKVGLLPNVINRYPHEFSGGQCQRIGIARALILKPKMIICDEPVSALDVSIQAQVVNLLKSLQQELGLSLVFIAHDLSVVKHISDRVLVMYLGNAVEMGTSEALFSDPQHPYTRALMSAVPIPDPNIERNKKIEMLEGELPSPINPPSGCVFRTRCPLATTECAERKPEIIGTERHAVACWKVDSLV from the coding sequence ATGAGTCAAGCTAATGTATTGTTAGAAGTGTCCAAGCTTAAAGTGCATTTTGATATTACATCTAAATCACTGTGGCCATGGGCGAAACCCGCTAAACTCAAAGCCGTTGATGGCGTTGATATTCGCCTCTACGAAGGAGAAACCTTAGGGGTTGTCGGTGAATCTGGCTGCGGTAAGTCAACGTTTGCGCGCGCGATCATTGGTTTGGTGTCTTCGACAGAGGGGGAAGTGGTTTGGTTGGGTCGCGACTTGACCAAGATGCAAGACATCGAACGCCGAGATACACGCAAAGAAATCCAGATGATCTTTCAAGACCCATTGGCCTCACTGAACCCGAGAATGACGGTCGGTGATATCATTGCTGAGCCGCTGCGGACTTTTTACCCACAATTGAGTAAAGACGACGTCAAAACACAAGTTAGAGAAATGATGGCAAAAGTGGGGTTACTACCGAATGTGATCAACCGTTATCCCCATGAGTTTTCCGGTGGTCAGTGTCAGCGGATCGGCATTGCTCGTGCGCTGATATTGAAACCAAAAATGATCATTTGCGATGAACCGGTATCGGCTTTGGACGTGTCTATTCAGGCTCAGGTGGTCAATTTGCTGAAATCACTGCAACAAGAGCTTGGCTTGAGTTTGGTGTTTATCGCTCACGATTTGTCGGTGGTCAAACACATTTCTGATCGGGTTTTAGTCATGTATTTGGGCAACGCGGTTGAAATGGGCACATCAGAAGCTCTTTTTTCTGATCCGCAACACCCCTATACCCGAGCGTTAATGTCGGCAGTGCCTATCCCCGATCCCAATATTGAGCGCAACAAAAAAATTGAGATGTTAGAAGGGGAGTTACCTTCGCCGATCAACCCGCCCTCTGGGTGCGTATTTCGAACTCGTTGTCCGCTAGCAACGACAGAATGTGCTGAGCGCAAACCCGAGATTATCGGTACCGAGCGCCACGCCGTTGCGTGTTGGAAAGTCGACTCGCTGGTGTGA
- the pta gene encoding phosphate acetyltransferase, which yields MSRTIMLIPASAGVGLTSVSMGVLRAMERKGVKVSFYKPISQPRHGGDQPDLSSTIIAANTNTNIGEPLAMSVADNLIGNDNMDELLETVVERYNQVAQDAEVTLIEGLVPTRKHPFANQVNAEIAATLGAEIVLVATPGTDNPTQLKERIEVACSNFGGTKNIAGVIINKLNAPVDEAGRTRPDLSEIFDDADQAKKNQLEVMQIFNSSPVRVLGCVPWSIDLIATRAIDMAKHLKADIINKGDIETRRIRSITFCARSLPNMIEHFRPGSLLVTSADRPDVIVAASLASMNGVDIGAILLTGGYDIPDSITELCKPAFESGLPIFKAQGNTWQTSLNLQSFSLEVPADDKERIEFVNEHVASHIDGPWIDSLTEGATRSRRLSPPAFRYQLTEFARRANKRIVLPEGDEPRTVKAAAICAERGIAQCVLLGNPDEIKRVAEQQGVTLGSGVQIINPEEVREQYVERLVELRKNKGMTEVVAREQLDDTVVLGTMMLERNEVDGLVSGAVHTTANTIRPPLQLIKTAPNASLVSSIFFMLLPDQVLVYGDCAINPDPNAEQLAEIAIQSADSATAFGIEPRVAMISYSTGTSGQGADVEKVREATRIAQEKRPDLIIDGPLQYDAAIMENVAASKAPNSPVAGKATVFVFPDLNTGNTTYKAVQRSADLVSIGPMLQGMRKPVNDLSRGALVDDIVYTVALTAIQASQAEDNA from the coding sequence ATGTCACGAACTATTATGCTTATCCCTGCCAGTGCCGGCGTTGGTTTGACCAGCGTTAGCATGGGGGTATTACGCGCTATGGAGCGCAAGGGCGTTAAAGTTTCTTTTTACAAGCCAATTTCTCAACCCCGTCACGGAGGCGATCAACCGGATCTGTCTTCAACCATTATCGCAGCGAATACCAACACGAACATTGGCGAACCTCTAGCGATGTCTGTTGCCGACAATTTGATCGGTAATGACAACATGGACGAACTGCTTGAAACCGTGGTTGAACGTTACAATCAAGTGGCGCAAGATGCAGAAGTCACCTTGATCGAAGGCTTAGTACCCACTCGTAAGCATCCTTTTGCCAACCAAGTCAACGCTGAAATTGCCGCAACCCTCGGTGCAGAGATTGTTCTTGTGGCTACCCCAGGTACAGATAACCCGACGCAGTTAAAAGAGCGTATCGAAGTCGCTTGCTCAAACTTTGGTGGCACCAAAAACATCGCGGGCGTGATCATCAACAAGCTCAATGCGCCAGTCGATGAAGCCGGTCGCACTCGCCCTGATCTGTCAGAGATCTTTGATGATGCTGATCAAGCGAAGAAAAACCAACTCGAAGTCATGCAGATTTTCAACTCAAGCCCTGTGCGTGTGTTGGGTTGTGTGCCATGGAGCATTGATTTGATTGCCACTCGTGCTATCGACATGGCTAAGCACCTTAAAGCGGACATCATCAACAAAGGCGATATCGAAACGCGCCGAATCCGCAGCATTACTTTTTGTGCCCGCTCACTCCCTAACATGATTGAGCACTTCCGCCCTGGTTCACTTTTGGTGACCTCAGCCGATCGTCCTGACGTTATTGTCGCTGCCTCTCTGGCCTCAATGAACGGCGTTGATATCGGTGCTATCTTATTGACAGGTGGCTACGACATTCCAGACTCAATCACCGAGCTATGTAAGCCGGCTTTCGAATCGGGCCTACCGATTTTCAAAGCGCAAGGTAACACTTGGCAAACGTCATTGAACCTGCAAAGCTTCAGTTTAGAAGTTCCCGCGGATGACAAAGAACGCATTGAATTTGTCAACGAGCACGTTGCCAGCCACATTGATGGACCGTGGATCGATTCATTGACCGAAGGGGCCACTCGCAGTCGTCGCCTTAGCCCGCCAGCATTCCGCTATCAACTGACTGAATTTGCCCGTCGCGCAAACAAACGCATTGTGTTACCGGAAGGTGATGAGCCTAGAACGGTCAAAGCAGCAGCTATCTGTGCAGAACGCGGCATTGCCCAATGTGTTCTTCTCGGTAACCCAGATGAAATCAAGCGCGTTGCTGAGCAACAAGGCGTGACACTTGGCAGCGGAGTTCAAATCATCAACCCAGAGGAAGTTCGCGAACAGTACGTAGAACGTTTGGTTGAATTGCGTAAGAACAAAGGCATGACCGAAGTGGTTGCACGCGAGCAACTTGATGATACCGTGGTACTCGGTACTATGATGCTTGAACGCAACGAAGTAGACGGTTTGGTCTCTGGTGCGGTGCACACGACGGCCAATACTATTCGCCCACCACTACAGCTGATCAAGACCGCACCAAATGCTTCTTTGGTGTCTTCGATCTTCTTTATGCTGCTGCCTGATCAAGTCCTGGTTTACGGTGACTGCGCCATTAACCCGGATCCTAACGCCGAGCAATTGGCTGAAATCGCTATTCAATCTGCAGACTCAGCAACGGCCTTTGGTATTGAGCCTCGCGTGGCAATGATTTCTTATTCAACAGGCACGTCTGGCCAAGGTGCCGATGTTGAGAAAGTCCGTGAAGCAACGCGTATCGCTCAAGAAAAGCGCCCTGACTTGATCATTGATGGTCCGCTTCAATACGATGCGGCAATCATGGAAAACGTCGCGGCTTCTAAAGCGCCGAACTCCCCTGTTGCCGGTAAAGCAACGGTGTTTGTATTCCCTGATCTCAATACGGGTAATACCACCTATAAAGCCGTACAACGCTCTGCAGATTTGGTCTCTATTGGTCCAATGCTACAAGGTATGCGCAAGCCAGTAAACGACTTGTCTCGCGGCGCTTTGGTCGATGACATCGTCTACACTGTCGCTTTAACTGCGATTCAAGCCAGTCAAGCAGAAGACAACGCGTAA
- the oppC gene encoding oligopeptide ABC transporter permease OppC → MLTKKDNVEAVEAFSKQLEIQGRSLWQDARIRFMRNKAAMVSLVILTLITLAVIFAPLLSQYTFDDTDWYAMHAAPSAEHLFGTDSLGRDLFVRTLIGGRISLMVGILGAFVAVLIGTLYGATSGFIGGRVDRVMMRVLEILYAIPFMFLVIVLVTFFGRDIILIFVAIGAIAWLDMARIVRGQTLSLRSKEFIEAARVSGVSTRHIITRHIVPNVLGIVAVYSTLLIPSMILTESFLSFLGLGVQEPMTSWGALLQEGANTMEVAIWQLLFPAAFMVVTLFCFNYVGDGLRDALDPKDR, encoded by the coding sequence ATGTTGACGAAAAAAGACAATGTTGAGGCGGTAGAAGCCTTTTCAAAGCAACTTGAAATTCAGGGTCGCAGTCTGTGGCAAGATGCGCGCATCCGATTTATGCGCAATAAAGCGGCCATGGTGAGCTTAGTGATCTTAACATTGATCACCTTAGCGGTTATTTTTGCCCCTTTGCTTTCACAATACACCTTCGATGATACCGACTGGTATGCCATGCATGCCGCGCCTTCCGCAGAGCACTTATTTGGTACTGACTCGTTGGGAAGAGACTTGTTTGTACGCACCCTAATAGGCGGGCGCATTTCTTTGATGGTGGGGATCTTAGGCGCTTTTGTTGCGGTTTTGATTGGTACTTTATATGGCGCAACGTCCGGTTTTATTGGCGGGCGAGTGGACCGCGTGATGATGCGGGTACTCGAAATCCTCTATGCGATTCCCTTTATGTTTTTGGTCATTGTGCTCGTCACGTTTTTTGGTCGTGACATTATCTTGATCTTTGTGGCGATTGGCGCGATTGCTTGGCTGGATATGGCGCGTATCGTTCGCGGCCAGACCTTGAGCTTGCGCAGCAAAGAGTTTATTGAGGCCGCTCGGGTTAGCGGGGTGAGCACCCGCCATATTATCACCCGTCATATTGTGCCCAATGTGTTGGGTATTGTGGCGGTGTATTCAACGTTACTGATCCCAAGTATGATTTTAACTGAGTCGTTTTTGTCTTTCCTCGGGTTGGGGGTACAAGAACCGATGACCAGTTGGGGCGCGTTATTGCAAGAGGGCGCGAACACCATGGAAGTGGCAATTTGGCAATTGTTGTTCCCGGCCGCCTTTATGGTTGTCACTCTGTTTTGTTTTAATTACGTCGGCGATGGCTTGCGCGACGCGTTAGATCCAAAAGATCGCTAA
- a CDS encoding acetate kinase, translated as MSKLVLVLNCGSSSLKFAIVDAQNGEEHLTGLAECLHLPEARIKWKLDGKHEAQLGDGAAHDQALQFIVDTILASKPELAQQLKAVGHRVVHGGEKFTKSALVTEDVIAGIEDCATLAPLHNPAAIIGIKAAQKAFPGLPMSVVFDTAFHQTMPEESYLYALPYSLYKDHAIRRYGMHGTSHLFITRETAELLGKPVNELNIINCHLGNGASVCAIKNGQSVDTSMGLTPLEGLVMGTRCGDIDPAIIFHLHDTLGYSVAEINTMLTKESGLAGLTEVTSDCRFVEDNYEEKEEAKRAMDVFCHRLAKYVAGYTASLEGRLDAIIFTGGIGENSAPIREMVLNRLAIFGIKVDSEANLKARFGGEGTITTADSHIPAMVVSTNEELVIAEDTARLAGL; from the coding sequence ATGTCAAAGCTAGTTTTAGTTTTAAACTGTGGTAGTTCCTCGCTTAAATTCGCCATTGTCGATGCACAAAATGGCGAAGAGCACCTAACCGGTCTAGCCGAATGCCTTCACCTGCCAGAAGCGCGTATTAAGTGGAAGCTCGATGGCAAACACGAAGCACAACTTGGCGACGGCGCTGCACACGATCAGGCGCTGCAATTTATTGTCGACACTATCCTAGCCTCTAAACCAGAACTTGCTCAACAACTCAAAGCCGTAGGCCATCGCGTTGTTCACGGTGGTGAGAAATTCACTAAATCTGCGCTGGTCACAGAAGACGTCATTGCTGGTATTGAAGATTGCGCAACGTTAGCGCCGCTTCACAACCCAGCGGCAATCATCGGCATCAAGGCGGCGCAAAAAGCGTTCCCGGGTCTGCCAATGTCAGTTGTTTTCGATACGGCTTTCCATCAAACCATGCCTGAAGAGTCTTACCTTTACGCCCTGCCGTACAGCCTTTATAAAGACCATGCGATTCGTCGTTACGGCATGCACGGCACGTCTCACCTATTTATCACTCGTGAGACCGCAGAACTTCTTGGTAAGCCGGTTAATGAATTGAACATCATCAACTGTCACTTAGGTAACGGTGCCTCTGTTTGTGCCATTAAAAACGGTCAATCTGTTGATACGTCCATGGGCTTAACCCCACTAGAAGGTTTGGTGATGGGAACTCGTTGTGGTGATATCGACCCTGCGATTATTTTCCACTTACACGATACACTAGGTTACTCAGTGGCCGAGATCAACACCATGTTGACCAAAGAATCAGGTCTTGCAGGCCTAACAGAAGTGACGTCAGACTGTCGTTTCGTTGAAGATAACTACGAAGAAAAAGAAGAAGCAAAACGCGCGATGGACGTATTCTGTCACCGCCTTGCTAAATACGTTGCAGGTTACACGGCATCGTTAGAAGGTCGCTTAGATGCGATTATCTTCACGGGCGGTATCGGTGAAAACTCAGCACCTATTCGCGAAATGGTATTGAACCGCTTAGCCATTTTTGGCATCAAAGTCGACAGCGAAGCAAACTTAAAAGCGCGCTTTGGCGGAGAAGGGACGATTACAACGGCAGACAGCCACATCCCTGCCATGGTCGTTTCAACTAATGAAGAATTAGTCATTGCTGAAGACACTGCACGCCTAGCAGGTCTATAA
- the moaB gene encoding molybdenum cofactor biosynthesis protein B produces MSHSSQPFRAAQIAVLTVSDTRTQETDTSGAYLVEALTQAGHQLVDKKIVIDDKYHIRACVSQWIADDNIHAILITGGTGFTERDTTPEALSPLFDKTVEGFGEVFRAVSYQEIGTSTIQSRALAGFANKTVIFAMPGSTGACKTAWTKIIAEQLDASHRPCNFMPHVGA; encoded by the coding sequence ATGTCTCATTCTTCACAACCATTTCGCGCCGCACAGATTGCGGTATTAACGGTGTCGGACACGCGAACTCAAGAGACCGATACCTCAGGGGCTTATCTCGTTGAGGCGCTCACACAAGCCGGTCACCAATTAGTCGACAAAAAAATTGTTATCGATGATAAATACCACATCCGCGCCTGTGTTTCTCAGTGGATTGCCGATGATAACATCCATGCTATTTTGATCACCGGCGGCACTGGCTTTACAGAGCGCGACACGACGCCTGAAGCGTTAAGCCCATTGTTTGATAAAACCGTTGAGGGGTTTGGTGAGGTATTTCGCGCGGTGTCGTATCAAGAAATTGGCACTTCAACCATTCAATCTCGAGCCCTAGCCGGGTTTGCCAACAAAACGGTGATCTTTGCCATGCCAGGTTCGACCGGGGCTTGTAAAACCGCGTGGACCAAAATCATTGCCGAGCAGTTAGATGCCAGCCACCGACCGTGTAATTTTATGCCGCATGTTGGCGCGTAA
- the oppB gene encoding oligopeptide ABC transporter permease OppB has protein sequence MLKFIFKRVLEAIPTLLVLITISFFLMRFAPGNPFSSERPLPPEVMANINAKYGLDKPVFDQYLTYLGNILQGDFGPSFKYKDYTVNELVAQALPVSAEVGFFAFIFTLVVGVSVGTIAALRQNSWVDYLIMSTAMTGVVMPSFVLAPVLIYIFSISMDGFLPAGGWQGGQWQFMILPVLAMSLLYVATFARITRGSMIETLNSNFIRTARAKGLSFSYIVVKHALRPAMLPVVSYMGPAFVGIITGSVVVETIFGLPGIGKLFVNAAFNRDYSLVMGVTILIGFLFIIFNAVVDILLALIDPKIRF, from the coding sequence ATGTTAAAATTTATTTTTAAACGGGTGTTAGAAGCGATCCCCACCTTGTTGGTGCTGATCACCATCTCCTTCTTCTTGATGCGCTTTGCCCCCGGTAACCCTTTTTCTTCAGAGCGCCCATTACCGCCAGAAGTGATGGCTAATATCAATGCTAAGTACGGTTTGGACAAGCCTGTGTTTGATCAATACCTCACCTACCTTGGCAATATTTTACAAGGCGACTTTGGTCCTTCGTTTAAATACAAAGACTACACAGTGAATGAACTGGTCGCACAAGCCTTGCCAGTGTCCGCCGAAGTGGGCTTTTTTGCCTTTATTTTTACTTTAGTGGTTGGTGTAAGTGTCGGCACTATTGCTGCGCTGCGGCAAAACTCTTGGGTGGATTATCTGATTATGTCCACTGCTATGACCGGTGTGGTGATGCCCTCTTTTGTTCTCGCCCCAGTACTGATTTATATCTTCTCTATTTCGATGGATGGCTTTTTGCCTGCTGGCGGATGGCAAGGTGGTCAGTGGCAATTTATGATCTTGCCTGTGTTGGCGATGTCGCTGTTGTATGTCGCCACCTTTGCCCGAATTACTCGCGGGTCTATGATAGAAACGCTCAACAGCAACTTCATTCGCACAGCCCGTGCGAAAGGGTTGAGCTTTTCCTATATTGTGGTGAAGCACGCCCTTCGACCTGCAATGTTACCGGTGGTTTCTTATATGGGACCTGCCTTTGTCGGCATTATTACCGGGTCTGTGGTGGTGGAAACGATTTTTGGTTTGCCAGGTATTGGCAAGTTGTTCGTCAATGCTGCTTTTAACCGAGACTATTCGTTAGTGATGGGAGTCACCATTTTGATTGGCTTCTTATTTATCATTTTTAACGCCGTTGTCGATATTTTGTTGGCGTTAATTGATCCTAAGATCCGTTTTTAA
- a CDS encoding ABC transporter ATP-binding protein — MSLLDVKDLRVEFSTQDGTVTAVNDLNFSLNPGETLGIVGESGSGKSQTVFAIMGLLAKNGYISGSAKFEGQEILNLPERQLNAIRAEQIAMIFQDPMTSLNPYMKVCDQLMEVLMLHKGMGKKEAFEESVRMLEAVKIPEARKRINMYPHEFSGGMRQRVMIAMALLCRPKLLIADEPTTALDVTVQAQIMDLLNELKNEFNTAIIMITHDLGVVAGSCDKVLVMYAGRTMEYGSVDDIFYRPSHPYAEGLLKAIPRLDSVGDTLPTIPGNPPNLLHLPTGCPYQERCHRVMDSCRQSAPELVHFGQGRQRACFSNWEAWEK, encoded by the coding sequence ATGAGTTTATTAGACGTAAAAGATTTAAGAGTCGAATTTTCAACTCAAGATGGCACGGTCACGGCGGTCAATGATTTGAACTTTTCGTTAAACCCAGGAGAAACGCTTGGGATTGTTGGCGAGTCGGGGTCGGGTAAATCGCAGACGGTGTTTGCGATTATGGGTTTGTTGGCCAAAAATGGTTATATCTCAGGCAGTGCTAAATTTGAAGGGCAAGAGATCCTCAATCTGCCAGAGAGACAACTCAATGCGATTCGCGCCGAACAAATTGCGATGATTTTCCAAGATCCGATGACCTCGTTGAACCCTTATATGAAGGTTTGCGATCAGTTGATGGAAGTCTTGATGTTACACAAAGGCATGGGTAAAAAAGAGGCCTTTGAAGAATCGGTAAGAATGCTTGAAGCGGTTAAAATTCCTGAGGCGAGAAAGCGCATCAACATGTACCCACATGAGTTTTCTGGTGGCATGAGACAACGGGTTATGATTGCCATGGCTTTGTTGTGTCGCCCAAAACTCTTGATTGCGGATGAGCCGACCACGGCATTAGATGTGACAGTGCAAGCGCAGATCATGGACTTGCTCAATGAACTAAAAAATGAATTCAATACCGCCATCATCATGATTACTCACGATCTCGGTGTTGTCGCGGGCTCTTGTGACAAAGTGCTGGTGATGTATGCTGGGCGTACCATGGAATACGGCAGTGTTGACGATATTTTTTACCGGCCAAGCCACCCCTACGCTGAAGGTTTGTTAAAAGCCATCCCACGCCTCGATTCGGTCGGTGACACACTGCCAACCATTCCAGGTAATCCACCAAACTTGTTGCACTTACCCACAGGCTGTCCTTATCAAGAGCGCTGTCATCGGGTAATGGACAGCTGTCGCCAGTCCGCACCAGAGTTAGTGCATTTTGGCCAAGGTCGTCAACGCGCCTGTTTTTCTAACTGGGAGGCATGGGAAAAATGA